The following are from one region of the Gossypium hirsutum isolate 1008001.06 chromosome D03, Gossypium_hirsutum_v2.1, whole genome shotgun sequence genome:
- the LOC107950864 gene encoding uncharacterized protein, producing the protein MADWGPVLVATVLFVLLCPGLLFQIPGKNKVVEFGNMQTSGASVLVHAIIYFGLITIFCLAIGVHIYASQ; encoded by the coding sequence ATGGCAGATTGGGGTCCTGTTTTAGTAGCGACGGTGCTGTTCGTATTACTGTGTCCTGGTCTGTTGTTTCAGATACCTGGTAAGAATAAGGTTGTCGAGTTCGGGAACATGCAAACCAGTGGAGCTTCGGTTCTCGTTCACGCTATTATCTACTTTGGTCTCATTACCATATTCTGTCTCGCCATTGGTGTTCATATCTATGCTTCCCAATGA